A window of Bradyrhizobium diazoefficiens genomic DNA:
ATCGTCGCCGGCTCGATGCGCGACGCCTTCGGCGTACAGAACGAAGCGCGCTACTCCGGCATCGTCGAATCCGACGGTCTGCCGACTCGCCCGCGGCTGAAGAACGTCGATCATATCCAACCCGAGGATGCCTCCAACACGCCGACGCCGGACCAGGAGGACCGCGACCGCACGTCGGGGGCGAAGATCAAGGTCGACCGCAATTTCGCGCTCGCCGCGGCCTCATTGCGCCAGGCGTTGCAGGACATGCCGGAACTGACGGAGATGTCCAAGCACATCATGTTCGAGGAGACCAAGCAGGGTCTCAACCTGGAGATCGTCGATCAGGACGGCCGCTCGATGTTTGCCGATGGCTCGAAGGTGCCCTACGACCGCACCCGCCGTCTGATCGAGAAGCTCGCGATTCCCCTCAAGGCCACGCCGCTCCGCGTCTCCATCGCCGGCCACACCGCGGCCGGCTTCGTGCCGAACCGAAGCGACTACGGCGCCTTCGACCTGTCCGCCGACCGCGCCAATGCCGTGCGTCAGATCCTCGAACGCGAGGGCCTGCCGCCGTCACACATTTTTGCCGTTTCCGGCAAGGCGGACACCCAGCCGTTGTTTCCGGACGATCCCTCGCTCGCGGCAAACCGGCGGGTGACCATCACCCTGATGCGCGAAGATCCGCCGTTGCCGCCGAATCTGAAGCCCTAGGGGGCTCTTGCGCTACCATTTTACCTGAGGCATGTGGTCGCGCTGGCGGCGAGCGTGGCCGCGCCGTCACAGCATCCTGCGCAGTGCCTGCTATGCTGCGCTGATTGACAGGCGCGCAGGAAGCGTCAAAAGGCGCCGGATCAATTCCAGGAAAGAAGCGTTTTCCACCTTCATGACGGCGAGCATCACATCGACCGAGACCCAGGACGGGCCGGTCACATCAGGCTTTTGGGCCCTTACGCTCGGGAGCATCGGCGTCGTCTTCGGCGATATCGGCACCTCGCCGCTATACGCCTTTCGCGAGGCCGTCAGCGGCGCGGCCAATGGACAGCCAGTGTCGCGGATTATGGTGCTCGGGGTGCTCTCGCTGATCCTGTGGGCGCTGCTGATCGTCGTCACCACCAAGTACGTTCTGCTGTTGCTGCGGGCCGACAACAATGGGGAGGGCGGCACGCTCTCCCTGATGGCGCTCGGCCAGCGCGCGCTCGGGCGGCGGAGCTGGTTCCTGCTCGCCCTCGGCGTGGTCGGCGCCTCAATGTTCATCGGCGACTCCATGATCACGCCGGCGATATCGGTATTGTCTGCGGTCGAAGGCCTGAAACTCGCGGCGCCAGCGCTCGAGCACTATGTCGTGCCGCTCACGATCTTCATCCTGGTGCTGCTGTTCGCGGTGCAGAGCAAGGGCACGGCACTGGTCGCCTCAGCCTTCGGGCCGGTGATGGTGATCTGGTTCACCTGTCTGGCGGTCATGGGTGCCATTCACATCGCTGACGACCCCTCAGTGTTGGCAGCGATCAACCCTTACTATGCGCTTCAATTCCTGCTGTCACACGGGACGATCGGACTGGTGACGCTCGGGGCTGTGTTCCTCGCGGTCACGGGAGGCGAGGCGCTTTATGCCGATCTCGGCCATTTCGGCCGCAAGCCGATCCAGTCGGCCTGGCTGTTCTTTGTCTTGCCGGCGCTGCTGATCAATTATTTTGGCCAAGGCGCGCTGGTGCTGGCCCATCCCGGCACGCTCGAGAATTCATTCTACCGTATGGTGCCCGAGATGCTGGTGCTGCCGCTGGTGGGATTGGCGACCGCGGCCACCGTGATCGCGAGCCAGGCCGTGATCACGGGTGCCTATTCGCTGGTCTATCAGGCGGTGCAACTCGGTCTCCTGCCGCGTTTCGCGGTGCGCTATACCTCCGAGTCCCACGCCGGCCAGATCTACCTGCCGCGGGTCAACCGGCTGCTCCTGATCGGCGTGTTGCTGCTTGTGCTGCTGTTCCGCACCTCCAGTAATCTGGCCTCGGCCTACGGCATCGCCGTCTCCACCACCATGGTTGCCGATGGCATCATGGGCTTCATCATCATTTGGAAGCTGTGGAATTGGCGCGCCGCGACCGCGGCGGCGGTGATCATGCCGCTCGTCGTGGTCGACATGACCTTCTTCAGCGCCAATCTCTTGAAGCTGCTCGAGGGTGCCTGGGTCCCGTTGCTGTTCGGCGTCTTGATGGCAGGGACGATCTGGACCTGGCGCCGCGGCACCGCAATCCTTATCCAGAAGACGCGCCGCATCGAGGTCCCGCTCGACGATTTGATCAAGAGTCTGGAGAAGCGGCCTCCGCACATCGTCAAGGGCACGGCCGTGTTCCTGACCAGCGATCCCGCCTTCGTGCCGACCGCGTTGTTGCACAATCTGAAGCACAACAAGGTCCTGCACGAGCACAATGTGATTCTGACCATCGAGACGGCCCAGACCCCGCGAGTCGACCTGTCGGAGCGGTTCCGCATGGAAAAGATCGGTGAGAAATTCTCCAAGGTGCGGCTGCGCTTCGGATTCATGGAGCAGCCCAATGTCCCCCGGGCGCTGGCGATCGCGCGCAAGCAGGGCTGGCAGTTCGACATCATGTCGACGTCGTTCTTCGTATCGCGCCGCTCGCTCAAGGCCTCGGCGCAAGCGGGTATGCCGCTGTGGCAGGACCATTTGTTCATTGCCCTCAGCCGGTCTGCCAACGATGCCACCGACTATTTCCAGATTCCCACCGGACGGGTGGTTGAAGTCGGAACCCAAGTGACTATCTGAGCGCAGCCGCTTAGCTATGCGAAATTGCATAGCAAGGGCCCGAAATCGGGCTAGGCTATGCCGGCAGCGCAGGACTATAAGCCGCGCGCTCTTCCGCCGTTGTGCAGTGAAGCATTTCAGAGGCCATTGGGCTCTCCCATGACAAGTGACGTAGCGATTTCCGCCCCGGAAACGGTGGCGGCCAATGGGCATGGCGATGCCCATACCACCGCCGGTTTCGGTGCGCTCACCCTCGGCAGCATCGGGGTCGTCTATGGCGATATCGGCACCAGCCCGCTCTACGCCTTCCGCGAGGCGGTGATGGCCGCCTCGGGCGCCGACGGCGTACCGACGATGGCAGCCGTGCTCGGCGTCCTCTCCCTGATCCTGTGGGCGCTGATCGTCGTTGTGACGCTCAAATACGTCGTGATCCTGCTCCGCGCCGACAACAACGGCGAGGGCGGCACGCTGGCGCTGATGGCCCTGGCCCAGCGCGCGGTCGGTACCCGCGGGGCCACCATCGTCCTGCTCGGCACCATCTCCGGCGCCCTATTCTACGGCGATGCCGTGATCACCCCGGCGGTCTCGGTCCTGGGGGCCTTGGAAGGCATGAAGGACATCACGCTGACATTCGAGCCTTACATCGTTCCGCTGACCGTGGTGATCCTGGTCTGCCTGTTCGCCGTGCAATCGCGTGGCACAGCCCGCGTCGCGGCGTTCTTCGGTCCGGTGATGTGCGTCTGGTTCGCAGTGCTCGCGGTGGCGGCGGTGGGTCCGATCATCCGGCAGCCGCAGGTGTTGTTCGCGCTGAACCCGCTCTACGCCGTGACTTTCATGATCCACCACGGCATCATCGGCTTCGTGACATTGGGCGCCGTGTTCCTGGCGGTCACCGGTGCCGAAGCGCTCTATGCCGATCTCGGCCATTTCGGCAAGCGGCCGATCCAAACAGCTTGGTTATTTGTGGTGCTGCCGGCGCTGGCGCTGAATTATCTGGGGCAGGGGGCGCTCGTCCTGGATGACCCAGGGGCGATCGTGAGCCCGTTCTTCCAGTTGTTTCCGCAAGGCTGGATCCGCGGGAGCATGGTCGTACTTGCGACTTTGGCCGCGGTCATCGCGAGTCAGGCCGTCATCACCGGCGCCTACTCGCTGACGCGTCAGGCGATCCAGCTCGGCCTGCTGCCGCGCTTCGAAATTCGCCATACGTCGGAAGCCCATTCCGGACAGATCTTCATCCCCCGCATCAACCAGCTCCTTCTGGTTGCCGTGATCCTGATGGTGCTCTTGTTCCGTTCTTCCAGCGCGTTGGCGTCGGCCTATGGCATCTCGGTCACTGGAACCATGGTGGTCACGGCCATGATGGGCTTTGTCGTGATCTGGAAAGTCTGGCGGTGGTCGCCGATCGCAGCTGCTGCCCTCATTGCGCCGTTTCTGTTCCTCGACCTGACCTTCCTGACCGCGAACCTGCTCAAGGTGTTCGAGGGCGGCTGGGTGCCGCTGGCGCTCGGCGCGCTCATGATCATCCTGATGTACACGTGGCGGCGCGGCAGCCGGCTTTTGTTCGAGAAGTCGCGCAAGCTCGAGTTCCCGCTCGCAGATCTCGTGGCGATGCTGGAGAAGCGGCCGCCGCAGCGGGTGCCCGGCACCGCCGTGTTCCTGACCTCGGACCCGCTCAGCGCGCCGACCGCGCTGATGCATAGTCTGAAGCATTACAAGGTGCTGCATGAGAAGAACGTCATTCTCACCATTGAGACGGCGCAGACCCCGCGGATCGATCCGGCGGAGCGCGTGAAGCTGGAGCAGATCAGCCCGACCTTCTCCAAGGTGACGCTGAAGTTCGGCTTCATGGAATCGCCGAATGTGCCGAAGGCCCTGGCGATCGCGCGCAAGCTCGGCTGGCAGTTCGACATCATGTCGACCTCGTTCTTCCTGTCGCGCCGCGCGCTGAAGCCCGCCGCCCATTCCGGCATGCCGCGCTGGCAGGACCGGCTGTTCATCTCGCTCAGCCGCTCCGCCAACGACGCCACGGACTACTTCCAGATCCCCTCTGGCCGCGTCGTCGAGGTCGGCACCCAGGTGGCGATCTGATCCTCCATTTGAAGGTCGCGCTTCAAGTCGCTGCGATTTAGCTTTAACTTGCGCCGCTGAGCTCAAGCCTTTGTAGCGCTTGATTTTCGTGCGCCGAGAGGCGAGGTTGCCGCCGGCCGGAAGAGACCCGGCTGGAAGGCGCGACGTTGGAGGATGATGTGGCAAACCAGGTACAGGATCTGAGCCCGGACGAGGTCTCCAGGGGTGTCGCGGAAGGCCGCTATCTGCTGGTCGACGTCCGCGAGCCGAACGAGGTCCAGGCCGAGGCCTATCCTTACGGCGTCGTGGTGCCGCTTTCGACCTTCGATCCCAAGGCGATTCCCGATCCGGCCGGCAAAGAGGTCGTGTTCGCCTGCCGCTCGGGCAAGCGCTCGGTGACGGCCTCGCTCGCGGCGCAGGCGGCGGGCCTGCCTTACGACAAGCATCTGGCCGGCGGCATGCTGGGCTGGAAGGCGGCGGGGCTTCCCAGCAAGGTCGGTGGCTGATCGGCCCGATGTCCAAGAGCTCGTCCCTGAACAAGGTCTTCGCCGACCTTCCCGTCACCATCTTCGAGGCGATGTCGCAGGCCGCGCGCGACAATGCCGCCATCAATCTCGGCCAGGGTTTTCCTGACGATCCGGGTCCGGAGGACATCCGCCGCGCCGCGGCCGACGCCTCGCTGAACGGCTACAACCAGTACCCCTCGATGATGGGGCTGCCGGAGCTGCGCCAGGCAATCGCGACCCATTACGGCCATTGGCACGGCCTCAAGCTCGATCCGATGAGCGAGGTGATGGTGACCTCCGGCGGCACCGAGGCGCTGACCTCGGCGATCCTCGCGGTGGTCCAGCCCGGCGACGAGGTGGTGTGCTTCCAGCCGGTCTATGATTCCTATTTGCCGATCATCCGCCAGGCCGGCGGCATTCCGCGCCTCGTGCGGCTCGAACCGCCGCACTGGCGGCTGAATGAGGACATGCTGAAAAGCGTGTTCAATTCAAAGACCAAGGCGGTGCTCTTCAACAACCCCCTGAATCCGTCAGCGGTGGTCTATCCGCGCGAGGATCTTGAGCTGCTCGCGCGCTACTGCCAGGAGTTCGACGCCATCGCGATCTGCGACGAGGTCTGGGAGCATGTCACCTTCGACGAGCACAAGCACATTCCGCTGATCACCATCCCCGGCATGCGCGAGCGCACCATCAAGGTCGGCTCGGCCGGCAAGATCTTCTCGCTGACCGGCTGGAAGATCGGCTTCGTCTGCGCTGCGCCGCCGCTGCTCCGCGTCGCGGCCAAGGTTCACCAGTTTCTGACCTTCACCACCGCGCCGAACCTGCAGGCCGCCGTCGCTTACGGCCTCGGCAAGCCGGATGAGTATTTTCTGTCGATGCGCAAGGATCTGGCGCGGAGCAGGGACCGCCTGACCAGTGGGCTGGAGAGCCTCGGCTTTCCCGTGCTGAAGTCGCAAGGCACCTACTTCCTCACCGTCGACCTGTCGCCGCTCGGGCTCAACGAGAGCGATACCGAGTTCTGCTGGCGCATCGTGAAGGACTACAAGGTGGCGGCGATTCCGGTGTCGGCCTTCTACGAGCAGGACCCGGTGACCTCGGTGGTGCGCTTCTGCTTCGCCAAGAAGGACGAGACCCTCGACACCGCGCTGGAGCGGCTGTCGGACGCCGTGCGTGGGCGCAAGAGGTAGCTCAGGATGACGAACGTCAGCCGCGCGAGGCTTTGTATCGGTTTTGCCATTGCCGCCGCACTGACGTTGTTGTCCGCTTCTGCAAGTGCGGAGGAGCGGGTCGTCA
This region includes:
- a CDS encoding flagellar motor protein MotB — its product is MAKKKRGDAHGGGHGWFVTFADLMGLMMSFFVMLVAFSTQDANKLKIVAGSMRDAFGVQNEARYSGIVESDGLPTRPRLKNVDHIQPEDASNTPTPDQEDRDRTSGAKIKVDRNFALAAASLRQALQDMPELTEMSKHIMFEETKQGLNLEIVDQDGRSMFADGSKVPYDRTRRLIEKLAIPLKATPLRVSIAGHTAAGFVPNRSDYGAFDLSADRANAVRQILEREGLPPSHIFAVSGKADTQPLFPDDPSLAANRRVTITLMREDPPLPPNLKP
- a CDS encoding potassium transporter Kup, which encodes MTASITSTETQDGPVTSGFWALTLGSIGVVFGDIGTSPLYAFREAVSGAANGQPVSRIMVLGVLSLILWALLIVVTTKYVLLLLRADNNGEGGTLSLMALGQRALGRRSWFLLALGVVGASMFIGDSMITPAISVLSAVEGLKLAAPALEHYVVPLTIFILVLLFAVQSKGTALVASAFGPVMVIWFTCLAVMGAIHIADDPSVLAAINPYYALQFLLSHGTIGLVTLGAVFLAVTGGEALYADLGHFGRKPIQSAWLFFVLPALLINYFGQGALVLAHPGTLENSFYRMVPEMLVLPLVGLATAATVIASQAVITGAYSLVYQAVQLGLLPRFAVRYTSESHAGQIYLPRVNRLLLIGVLLLVLLFRTSSNLASAYGIAVSTTMVADGIMGFIIIWKLWNWRAATAAAVIMPLVVVDMTFFSANLLKLLEGAWVPLLFGVLMAGTIWTWRRGTAILIQKTRRIEVPLDDLIKSLEKRPPHIVKGTAVFLTSDPAFVPTALLHNLKHNKVLHEHNVILTIETAQTPRVDLSERFRMEKIGEKFSKVRLRFGFMEQPNVPRALAIARKQGWQFDIMSTSFFVSRRSLKASAQAGMPLWQDHLFIALSRSANDATDYFQIPTGRVVEVGTQVTI
- a CDS encoding potassium transporter Kup — encoded protein: MTSDVAISAPETVAANGHGDAHTTAGFGALTLGSIGVVYGDIGTSPLYAFREAVMAASGADGVPTMAAVLGVLSLILWALIVVVTLKYVVILLRADNNGEGGTLALMALAQRAVGTRGATIVLLGTISGALFYGDAVITPAVSVLGALEGMKDITLTFEPYIVPLTVVILVCLFAVQSRGTARVAAFFGPVMCVWFAVLAVAAVGPIIRQPQVLFALNPLYAVTFMIHHGIIGFVTLGAVFLAVTGAEALYADLGHFGKRPIQTAWLFVVLPALALNYLGQGALVLDDPGAIVSPFFQLFPQGWIRGSMVVLATLAAVIASQAVITGAYSLTRQAIQLGLLPRFEIRHTSEAHSGQIFIPRINQLLLVAVILMVLLFRSSSALASAYGISVTGTMVVTAMMGFVVIWKVWRWSPIAAAALIAPFLFLDLTFLTANLLKVFEGGWVPLALGALMIILMYTWRRGSRLLFEKSRKLEFPLADLVAMLEKRPPQRVPGTAVFLTSDPLSAPTALMHSLKHYKVLHEKNVILTIETAQTPRIDPAERVKLEQISPTFSKVTLKFGFMESPNVPKALAIARKLGWQFDIMSTSFFLSRRALKPAAHSGMPRWQDRLFISLSRSANDATDYFQIPSGRVVEVGTQVAI
- a CDS encoding rhodanese-like domain-containing protein codes for the protein MANQVQDLSPDEVSRGVAEGRYLLVDVREPNEVQAEAYPYGVVVPLSTFDPKAIPDPAGKEVVFACRSGKRSVTASLAAQAAGLPYDKHLAGGMLGWKAAGLPSKVGG
- a CDS encoding aminotransferase, whose product is MSKSSSLNKVFADLPVTIFEAMSQAARDNAAINLGQGFPDDPGPEDIRRAAADASLNGYNQYPSMMGLPELRQAIATHYGHWHGLKLDPMSEVMVTSGGTEALTSAILAVVQPGDEVVCFQPVYDSYLPIIRQAGGIPRLVRLEPPHWRLNEDMLKSVFNSKTKAVLFNNPLNPSAVVYPREDLELLARYCQEFDAIAICDEVWEHVTFDEHKHIPLITIPGMRERTIKVGSAGKIFSLTGWKIGFVCAAPPLLRVAAKVHQFLTFTTAPNLQAAVAYGLGKPDEYFLSMRKDLARSRDRLTSGLESLGFPVLKSQGTYFLTVDLSPLGLNESDTEFCWRIVKDYKVAAIPVSAFYEQDPVTSVVRFCFAKKDETLDTALERLSDAVRGRKR